In Chondrinema litorale, one genomic interval encodes:
- a CDS encoding chemotaxis protein CheB yields the protein MAKNKESFLIVGIGASAGGLAALKTFVQNLPKETGMAFVIIQHLDPTHKSILSELLSKECEMPIKIAENNLTVKPDHIYVIPPDKYLILENRKIKLSKPQASRGSRKAIDHFFRSLARECGDRCAGIILSGSGSDGTAGLRVIRAAGGITLVQRPETAQHDSMPQSAIDANVVDKVVDIEEIPSLLKQYVDHPLILNEEEIFDNTKSGNLQKVASIIQTHENFNLHQYKPTTVQRRIARRISLTNCKNFKEYLLMLQNEETERQLLTKDLLINVTDFFRDSEAFEILEQNIIPNIFDNVNVKEDIRVWVAGCASGEEAYSIAILFLEAIPETRSKNHIKIFATDIDEHAIKIARKGMYPESIANRLPKKYIDKYFNLSENSHYYQIKNHVRNLISFAVQNVISDPPFNHMHLISCRNLLIYLNKEVQEKVLSSFYFSLEGENCLFLGSSETLGDKKEHFKTVSKKWRIYKKIPGRSHKEILLNHSEKNQNILSFKKLPPPYKYEKRREAHSRSDNMRRALLDTFLPPTVIVDEQGQILYNHGDWKAYLNIPTGEPLNNIIELVVPALRSRLRSALFKVKKTKDFISFHGIVTDKNTSQEVVVRVEMAPIYKQEFVDGLAIGIVFHQEHAFDENQKSLITQTDENTATQNLERELAETKEELQNTIEELETHSEELKTSHEEALSTTEELQSANEELEASSEELRSLNEELSTVNAELKEKIEALQKANDDVENFFDSTNLPTIFLDPDLKIQRYTPAAEQLLKMGPQDLNRPISALGRDLLGDVLYEDCRRVLKNFQPIRTEIQSYDKRWYIRQITPYRTEDRRIEGVVLVFQDVTDLKVLSQRAETREKQQSVVAELGLMALSGAEPHDVMNLAVRQVAFVLGVDYCKVLKYQPEQKNFLLVSGIGWQEGMVGKATIPANQNSQAGFTLSSQKPIIVKKLLEERRFSGPSFLLEHQVVSGMSCLINHTNPPYGILGVHTKTYREFTEYDTHFIVSIANMLSTALKTKEAQKKISDSENKLRMAMETNSFGSFEYSLLEEKTQWDQLLLDIWGIEKHEKVTQQMFWEGLHPDDYQMVKENLEKATDKNSSGHYNSVYRVIHRQTKELRWVEASGQTIFENGKPIKMIGMIIDITERKQLEESLQKAVSELKDSDQKKNEFLAILGHELRNPLSALNGSIEILEMNMPESNQIFEIIKNSIQKMSQLLDDLLDLNRVSQNKIELNLKPISLRKILENIVNTLKKDCEEKKQTIELNTTSHLYVVGDALRLDQVFSNLITNACKYSPEKGEIKINVEEIDNEIHVHVQDTGMGLDKEMQEKIFEPFFQITQKGKAASGLGIGLALSKKLVELHGGRIKATSKGKNMGSTFTVILRAHKQKHIEKAPEEKKVDKLEKGLKVLLIEDNEDILITMSMLLKKLGCKVQTAKTGKDGLISAKEFTPDAVLIDIGLPDISGHETAKILRQDGYKGFLTAVSGYSHEEAMQKSKESGFNYHLPKPASISAIARLLAKAKKEI from the coding sequence ATGGCAAAAAACAAAGAGTCATTTTTAATTGTTGGGATAGGGGCTTCAGCTGGGGGATTGGCAGCTTTAAAAACATTCGTGCAAAATCTTCCAAAGGAAACAGGGATGGCTTTTGTTATCATCCAACATCTTGATCCAACTCACAAAAGTATTCTCAGTGAGCTGTTATCAAAAGAATGTGAGATGCCCATTAAAATTGCAGAAAATAATTTAACAGTAAAACCAGATCATATATATGTAATTCCTCCAGATAAGTATTTAATTTTAGAAAACAGAAAAATAAAACTATCTAAACCTCAAGCTAGTCGAGGATCGCGTAAAGCGATTGATCATTTTTTTCGCTCCCTAGCTCGTGAGTGTGGAGATCGTTGTGCTGGTATTATATTATCTGGCTCTGGTAGTGATGGAACTGCTGGGTTACGAGTAATTAGAGCCGCTGGAGGTATTACATTGGTTCAACGTCCAGAAACAGCACAACATGACAGTATGCCTCAAAGTGCTATTGATGCAAACGTGGTAGATAAAGTCGTTGATATTGAAGAAATACCAAGCTTGTTGAAACAATATGTGGATCACCCATTAATCTTGAACGAAGAAGAAATATTTGATAACACAAAGAGTGGAAATCTACAAAAAGTAGCAAGTATTATCCAAACCCATGAAAATTTTAACCTCCATCAATATAAACCAACAACTGTACAAAGACGAATAGCTAGACGTATCAGCTTAACAAATTGTAAAAACTTTAAGGAGTATCTGCTCATGTTGCAAAATGAGGAAACTGAGCGTCAACTTTTAACCAAGGATTTACTAATCAATGTCACAGATTTTTTTCGTGATTCAGAAGCTTTTGAGATTTTAGAACAAAATATCATCCCAAACATATTCGATAATGTTAATGTAAAAGAAGATATTCGAGTGTGGGTAGCGGGTTGTGCCAGTGGAGAAGAAGCTTATTCTATTGCTATTTTATTTTTAGAGGCTATACCTGAAACAAGGAGTAAAAATCATATTAAAATATTTGCTACAGATATTGATGAACATGCCATTAAAATTGCCCGAAAAGGCATGTATCCAGAAAGTATAGCTAACAGATTACCTAAAAAATACATTGATAAATACTTCAATCTTTCTGAAAATTCTCATTATTACCAAATAAAAAATCATGTACGCAACTTAATTTCTTTTGCTGTGCAAAATGTGATTTCAGATCCCCCCTTTAATCATATGCACTTAATCTCTTGTCGTAATTTACTAATTTACCTTAACAAAGAGGTTCAAGAGAAAGTTTTAAGTTCATTCTATTTTTCTCTTGAAGGAGAAAATTGTTTGTTTTTAGGAAGCTCAGAGACATTGGGGGATAAAAAAGAGCATTTTAAAACAGTATCTAAAAAATGGCGGATTTACAAAAAAATACCTGGCAGAAGTCATAAAGAAATCTTACTGAATCATTCAGAAAAAAATCAAAACATTCTGTCATTTAAAAAATTACCTCCTCCTTATAAATATGAAAAAAGAAGAGAAGCCCATTCGCGTAGTGATAATATGCGACGTGCCTTACTAGATACGTTTTTACCCCCTACCGTTATTGTAGATGAACAGGGGCAAATTCTTTATAATCATGGAGACTGGAAAGCATATCTTAATATCCCAACTGGTGAACCACTCAATAACATTATCGAACTGGTAGTTCCTGCACTGCGCTCTAGGCTTCGCAGTGCATTGTTTAAAGTAAAGAAAACTAAAGATTTTATAAGTTTTCATGGGATTGTAACAGATAAAAACACCTCTCAAGAAGTTGTTGTTCGGGTTGAAATGGCTCCTATTTATAAACAAGAATTTGTAGATGGTTTGGCTATTGGTATTGTTTTTCACCAAGAACATGCATTCGACGAAAACCAAAAAAGCCTAATTACCCAAACAGATGAAAATACAGCCACCCAGAATTTAGAGCGAGAGTTGGCCGAAACCAAAGAAGAACTACAGAATACAATAGAAGAACTGGAAACCCATAGCGAAGAGTTAAAAACTTCTCATGAAGAAGCCTTATCTACTACTGAAGAATTACAATCGGCCAATGAAGAGCTCGAAGCAAGTTCAGAGGAGCTCCGTTCATTAAATGAAGAATTGTCAACAGTTAATGCAGAGCTTAAAGAAAAAATAGAAGCTTTACAAAAAGCTAATGATGATGTTGAAAACTTTTTTGATAGTACAAATCTGCCAACAATTTTCCTTGATCCGGATTTAAAAATTCAGCGTTATACTCCTGCCGCTGAACAACTTTTAAAAATGGGGCCACAAGATCTAAATCGCCCTATTTCTGCATTAGGACGAGATCTATTAGGTGATGTTTTATACGAAGATTGCCGTCGTGTTTTGAAAAACTTTCAACCTATTAGAACAGAAATTCAGTCGTATGATAAGCGCTGGTATATTAGACAAATAACACCTTATCGCACTGAAGATCGTAGAATTGAAGGTGTCGTTTTAGTTTTTCAAGATGTTACTGATTTAAAAGTCTTATCTCAACGTGCAGAAACACGAGAAAAACAACAATCTGTAGTCGCTGAACTTGGTCTAATGGCACTTAGTGGCGCAGAACCTCATGATGTGATGAATCTAGCAGTAAGGCAAGTAGCCTTTGTATTAGGAGTAGATTATTGTAAAGTCTTAAAATATCAGCCTGAACAGAAGAATTTTCTGTTGGTTTCTGGTATTGGCTGGCAAGAAGGGATGGTGGGTAAAGCAACCATTCCCGCCAATCAAAATTCTCAAGCAGGATTTACTTTGAGCTCTCAAAAACCAATCATAGTAAAAAAATTACTTGAAGAAAGACGTTTCTCAGGTCCATCATTCCTATTGGAGCATCAAGTTGTAAGTGGTATGAGCTGTCTGATTAATCATACAAATCCACCTTATGGTATATTAGGCGTACACACAAAAACATACCGTGAATTTACCGAATACGATACACATTTTATCGTGTCTATCGCCAACATGCTTTCTACTGCTCTCAAAACAAAAGAAGCACAAAAAAAGATATCCGATAGCGAAAATAAGCTTCGAATGGCAATGGAAACCAATAGTTTTGGTTCTTTTGAATATTCTTTGCTAGAAGAAAAAACGCAATGGGATCAACTTCTTTTGGATATTTGGGGGATAGAAAAACATGAAAAAGTAACACAGCAAATGTTCTGGGAAGGTTTGCATCCAGATGATTACCAAATGGTTAAAGAAAATCTGGAAAAGGCTACTGATAAAAATAGTAGTGGACATTATAATTCTGTATACAGAGTGATTCATCGACAAACTAAAGAGTTACGATGGGTTGAAGCTAGTGGCCAGACTATTTTTGAAAATGGTAAACCCATAAAAATGATTGGGATGATTATCGACATAACAGAGCGTAAACAACTTGAAGAATCATTGCAAAAAGCTGTTTCCGAATTGAAAGATTCTGATCAAAAGAAAAATGAGTTTTTGGCAATTTTAGGACATGAATTACGCAACCCTTTGTCAGCTCTCAATGGTAGTATAGAAATTCTTGAAATGAATATGCCAGAGAGTAATCAAATTTTTGAGATTATCAAAAATAGCATTCAAAAAATGTCTCAGCTATTAGATGACTTACTAGATCTAAATCGCGTATCTCAAAATAAAATTGAATTAAATTTAAAGCCCATCTCTTTAAGAAAAATACTGGAAAACATTGTAAATACCTTAAAAAAAGATTGTGAAGAGAAAAAGCAAACCATTGAGCTAAATACTACTAGTCATTTATATGTTGTTGGTGATGCTTTGCGGTTAGACCAAGTTTTTTCTAATCTAATTACCAATGCATGCAAATACTCTCCTGAAAAGGGAGAAATAAAAATCAATGTGGAAGAAATCGACAACGAAATCCATGTGCATGTTCAAGACACAGGTATGGGACTTGATAAAGAGATGCAAGAGAAGATTTTCGAACCTTTCTTCCAAATAACACAAAAAGGCAAAGCCGCCTCTGGACTTGGTATTGGGCTTGCCTTATCCAAAAAACTGGTTGAACTACATGGAGGTAGAATAAAAGCTACTAGTAAAGGCAAAAATATGGGTTCAACATTTACTGTGATTTTACGTGCTCATAAACAAAAGCACATAGAGAAAGCACCAGAAGAAAAAAAGGTGGATAAACTTGAAAAAGGATTAAAGGTGCTGCTTATTGAAGATAATGAAGACATACTTATAACGATGAGTATGTTACTAAAAAAATTAGGTTGCAAAGTACAGACAGCAAAAACAGGAAAAGATGGGTTAATAAGCGCCAAAGAATTTACTCCTGATGCAGTACTAATTGATATTGGCTTACCTGATATTAGTGGACATGAAACTGCGAAAATATTGCGCCAAGATGGATATAAAGGATTTCTAACAGCTGTATCTGGTTATTCTCATGAGGAAGCAATGCAAAAATCTAAAGAGTCCGGTTTTAACTATCACCTGCCTAAGCCTGCGAGTATTAGTGCTATTGCTAGACTTCTAGCTAAAGCAAAAAAAGAAATATAG
- a CDS encoding catalase has protein sequence MKNDKQEDLNKNLSDPEGKKMTTNQGVKVNDTNNSLKAGERGASLLEDFILREKITHFDHERIPERIVHARGSGAHGYFELYESQEKYTKADIFTDVSRKTPVFARFSTVAGSKGSADMARDVRGFAVKFYTQEGIFDLVGNNMPIFFIQDAMKFPDLIHSVKPEPDREIPQAQSAHDTFYDFVSLTPETLHNHIWVMSDRAIPRSLRMMEGFGIHTFRLINKEGKSHFVKFHWKPLLGVKSVTWDEAVKLHGADSDFHRRDLWEAIEAGQYPEWELGIQVVPEEDEHKFEFDLLDPTKLIPEDMVPVQRIGKMTLNRNPENFFAETEQVAFHPGHIVPGIDFTNDPLLQGRLFSYTDTQLSRLGSPNFHEIPINRPINEVSNNQRDAHMRMTVNKGNTAYFPNSIGGGCPYLAKMAEGGFTSYEERQDGKKIRARSDSFSDHFSQPGIFYRSLEEWEKNHVIEAYSFELGKCTYDHIKQRMLWLINKIDEELAHSVAQNLGMDIPSTIEEPINQAIGADANVEKYQPVKRKDYLKKSEALSQTHIKTKSIATRQIAFLVGDGFDATQYIKMKKALEKENAVVKVVATHGGEVTCSKGEKHKVYAALLTAESVIFDALYIPGGKESIDALNEVAKAKKFINETLKHCKAMAIDGEAKALFEATFGKELKDDEAICIDKSPEEFIKAIGMHRNWKREEFAKNIPA, from the coding sequence ATGAAAAACGATAAACAAGAAGATCTCAATAAAAACCTTTCTGATCCAGAAGGTAAAAAAATGACTACCAATCAAGGAGTTAAAGTTAATGATACAAACAATTCGCTTAAGGCTGGAGAAAGAGGAGCCAGTTTGCTAGAGGACTTTATACTTCGAGAAAAAATCACACATTTTGACCATGAGCGTATACCAGAAAGAATTGTGCATGCAAGAGGTAGTGGTGCCCACGGATACTTTGAATTATACGAAAGTCAGGAAAAATATACCAAAGCAGACATTTTTACTGATGTATCACGCAAAACACCTGTATTTGCACGCTTTTCAACAGTAGCAGGATCTAAAGGTTCTGCAGATATGGCCAGAGATGTACGAGGTTTTGCTGTAAAGTTTTATACACAAGAAGGTATATTTGATCTTGTTGGAAATAATATGCCTATATTTTTTATTCAGGATGCTATGAAATTTCCTGATTTAATCCATTCTGTTAAACCAGAGCCAGACAGAGAAATTCCACAGGCTCAATCTGCTCATGATACATTTTATGATTTTGTATCTCTGACTCCGGAAACACTTCACAATCACATTTGGGTAATGAGTGACAGAGCAATACCAAGAAGTCTAAGAATGATGGAGGGTTTTGGCATTCATACCTTCCGATTAATAAATAAAGAAGGTAAATCTCACTTTGTGAAATTCCACTGGAAGCCTCTTTTGGGAGTAAAATCAGTAACTTGGGATGAGGCTGTTAAACTTCATGGTGCTGATAGCGATTTTCATAGAAGAGATTTATGGGAGGCAATTGAAGCTGGTCAATACCCCGAATGGGAACTAGGTATTCAGGTAGTACCTGAAGAAGATGAGCACAAATTTGAATTCGATCTTCTTGATCCTACTAAATTGATTCCAGAAGATATGGTTCCAGTTCAACGAATTGGTAAAATGACACTAAATCGAAATCCTGAAAACTTTTTTGCAGAAACCGAACAGGTGGCCTTTCATCCTGGACATATCGTACCAGGAATTGATTTTACCAATGATCCTTTGCTTCAGGGGCGTTTATTTTCTTATACTGATACACAACTATCTCGATTGGGGAGTCCCAATTTTCATGAAATCCCAATTAATAGACCGATCAATGAGGTATCTAATAACCAACGTGATGCTCATATGCGGATGACTGTTAATAAAGGAAACACAGCCTATTTTCCTAACTCCATTGGAGGAGGATGTCCATATTTAGCAAAAATGGCTGAAGGAGGTTTTACTAGTTATGAAGAAAGACAAGATGGTAAAAAGATAAGGGCAAGAAGTGATAGTTTTAGCGATCATTTTTCGCAGCCGGGTATATTTTATCGCAGTCTAGAAGAATGGGAAAAAAATCATGTAATAGAAGCTTATTCATTTGAGTTGGGAAAATGTACATACGATCATATTAAACAGCGTATGCTTTGGCTTATCAATAAAATTGACGAAGAATTAGCCCACAGTGTTGCCCAAAACCTTGGTATGGATATTCCATCTACAATTGAAGAACCTATAAACCAAGCAATTGGTGCTGATGCTAATGTTGAGAAGTATCAACCAGTTAAGCGAAAAGATTATCTTAAAAAATCTGAAGCACTCAGTCAAACACATATCAAAACTAAGAGCATTGCAACAAGACAAATTGCTTTTCTGGTAGGAGACGGATTCGATGCCACACAATATATCAAGATGAAAAAAGCATTAGAAAAAGAAAATGCAGTAGTAAAAGTAGTAGCAACACATGGGGGAGAAGTAACATGTAGTAAAGGAGAAAAACATAAAGTGTATGCTGCCCTTTTAACAGCAGAAAGTGTAATATTTGATGCCTTATATATTCCAGGTGGAAAAGAGAGTATTGATGCTTTAAATGAGGTTGCAAAAGCTAAAAAGTTTATAAATGAGACATTGAAACATTGTAAGGCCATGGCAATTGATGGAGAGGCAAAAGCATTGTTTGAAGCAACTTTTGGGAAAGAATTGAAAGATGATGAAGCTATTTGTATAGATAAATCTCCAGAAGAATTTATTAAAGCTATTGGTATGCATCGTAACTGGAAAAGAGAAGAATTTGCTAAAAATATTCCAGCCTAA